In Candidatus Methylomirabilis tolerans, a single window of DNA contains:
- a CDS encoding glycosyltransferase family 2 protein, with protein sequence MRVSQHGSQPRVAILILNWNGIRDTLDTLESVHRMQYDNFEVVLVDNGSTDGSREAIATAFPTVRLITPPTNLGVAGGRNLGLEAILQQPDVDYVLFLDNDVAVEPLLLDKLVAATEKDSTLGIVGPIVYYHSDPQRIWSAGSHFIFREVISRLRLKDRLVAHEFTEDIEHVDALPGCCMLVKRRVFETIGRFNPHYFMVCNDSEFCYRAAKAGFRRVVVTQASLWHKVSASTGGGYTPGRAYFRGRSTILFLKAHGRPWHWASALTCAALSLPFAYLREWRRGNQHAVAMKFKGYLDGLLGRPVDPEVERYFLRTQSSPLEGTENRRNGCNRTAES encoded by the coding sequence ATGAGGGTATCACAACACGGGTCTCAACCGCGGGTCGCCATCCTCATCCTGAACTGGAACGGGATACGCGATACCTTGGACACGCTGGAGAGCGTGCACCGGATGCAGTACGACAACTTCGAGGTCGTGCTGGTTGACAACGGCTCAACCGATGGCTCACGTGAGGCCATCGCCACCGCCTTCCCGACAGTCCGCCTGATCACTCCACCCACGAATCTCGGGGTCGCGGGAGGCAGAAACCTTGGACTTGAGGCAATCCTGCAGCAGCCCGATGTCGACTATGTCCTCTTCCTTGACAACGACGTTGCAGTCGAGCCACTGCTGTTGGACAAGCTGGTCGCGGCGACGGAAAAAGATAGTACCCTCGGGATCGTCGGGCCGATTGTTTACTATCACTCTGACCCACAGCGAATCTGGAGTGCAGGATCTCACTTTATTTTCCGGGAGGTGATCAGCCGGCTGCGGCTGAAGGACCGCCTTGTCGCACACGAGTTTACGGAGGATATCGAGCATGTCGATGCCCTCCCAGGCTGCTGCATGCTGGTCAAACGGCGCGTGTTCGAGACGATCGGCCGCTTCAATCCGCACTATTTCATGGTGTGCAACGATTCGGAGTTTTGCTACCGAGCAGCCAAGGCCGGATTCAGAAGGGTGGTCGTCACTCAGGCGAGTCTGTGGCACAAGGTCTCGGCCAGCACCGGCGGCGGATACACGCCAGGCCGAGCCTACTTCAGAGGTCGAAGCACGATCCTGTTTCTGAAGGCGCATGGGCGGCCCTGGCACTGGGCGAGCGCCCTCACTTGCGCAGCATTGAGTCTGCCTTTCGCATATCTGCGGGAATGGCGTCGCGGCAACCAACATGCGGTCGCTATGAAGTTCAAGGGCTACCTGGATGGGTTGCTGGGCAGGCCGGTTGACCCTGAGGTGGAGCGATATTTTTTGAGGACCCAGTCCAGTCCTTTGGAGGGAACCGAGAACCGACGCAATGGTTGCAACAGGACTGCTGAGAGCTGA